In Amycolatopsis sp. EV170708-02-1, the following are encoded in one genomic region:
- a CDS encoding terminase TerL endonuclease subunit, with protein sequence MDQGWIITTPGEVIDYEVIEADVAADCAALRVADINYDEWSGEPVRQRLERDTRVPMYPVPQTFRGMTHGMTELMTLTRSRSWSHHGNPVAAFCFDSAEVRHPPGEPDLIRPDKPLRGKTGKRIDAVPTAAMAVSGWRLRGQKPKKSGAMVVM encoded by the coding sequence GTGGATCAAGGGTGGATCATCACCACTCCCGGCGAGGTCATCGACTACGAGGTGATCGAGGCCGACGTCGCCGCCGACTGCGCGGCGCTGCGGGTCGCCGATATCAACTACGACGAGTGGAGCGGCGAACCTGTCCGCCAGCGCCTCGAACGGGACACGCGGGTGCCCATGTACCCGGTGCCGCAGACGTTCCGCGGAATGACCCACGGCATGACCGAACTCATGACGCTCACCCGCTCCCGCTCATGGTCGCACCACGGCAACCCCGTGGCGGCCTTCTGCTTCGACTCGGCGGAAGTGCGCCATCCACCCGGAGAACCCGACCTCATCCGACCCGACAAACCCCTACGCGGGAAGACCGGCAAGCGCATCGACGCGGTACCCACCGCCGCTATGGCGGTCTCGGGCTGGCGGTTACGTGGTCAGAAGCCGAAGAAGTCTGGCGCGATGGTCGTAATGTGA
- a CDS encoding phage portal protein has protein sequence MAVDFATLSSEQWITRQHDAQIPGLEILDAYYEGEQSLSYMHPELLRRLDTRVRQVVINWPELVVDSLDERLDVTGFRLGGEQAADRELWNIWAANELGLHSEQAHIDALVLGRSFAIIGTNEARPSVPLVTVESPFDVHVDIDPRTRELRAALKRQFSEDGDGNQSEAYATHTCP, from the coding sequence ATGGCAGTAGACTTCGCCACACTGAGCTCCGAGCAGTGGATCACTCGACAACACGATGCGCAGATCCCTGGGCTGGAAATACTCGATGCCTACTACGAGGGCGAACAGTCGCTGTCGTACATGCACCCGGAGCTGCTGCGCCGCCTGGACACCCGCGTGCGGCAGGTCGTGATCAACTGGCCTGAGCTGGTCGTGGACTCGCTGGATGAGCGCCTCGACGTGACCGGGTTCCGGCTCGGCGGTGAGCAGGCCGCCGACCGGGAGCTGTGGAACATCTGGGCGGCGAACGAGCTGGGCCTGCACTCCGAGCAGGCCCACATCGACGCCCTGGTGCTCGGCCGGTCCTTCGCGATCATCGGCACGAACGAGGCCCGGCCGTCGGTACCGCTGGTGACGGTCGAGTCCCCGTTCGACGTCCACGTGGACATTGACCCGCGCACTCGCGAGCTCCGGGCCGCGCTGAAGCGGCAGTTCTCCGAGGACGGCGACGGGAACCAGTCCGAGGCATACGCCACGCATACGTGCCCATGA
- a CDS encoding Lrp/AsnC family transcriptional regulator: protein MSTMPVDHPIDELDLALVDSLQISPRISWERLGRQLDVAPVTLARRWARLERSGYAWVIAWPGMRQWQLFSTALLQVRCAPSAVGAVATALAHLPYVATVEHTTGDYELFVIVVAPSLPTLSRLLIDPIPQDLPVLAVRTVVCGRLFGTISWRLGAIGDAQAAGIADDTPEPSAETARPFGPADRDLLLALAVDGRQRFVDLAARLGTTPQAVKRRLSTLQRSGDIAFRCDLARPLAGWPLLALLWLVVPDDQLSQVGHCLAAWTESRLCVQVVGNTNLVAAWGLRSVGELDELVARLARMARRPRSPTGKSCYSSSNSPAEYSTLTVAQCKPFRSTHGSWNDRDRESENPTSPDVPTPP, encoded by the coding sequence ATGTCAACGATGCCGGTGGACCACCCGATCGACGAGCTGGACCTTGCGCTCGTGGACTCGCTGCAGATCTCACCGCGGATCTCATGGGAACGGCTGGGCCGCCAGCTGGACGTTGCGCCCGTTACCCTCGCCCGGCGGTGGGCCCGGCTGGAGCGGTCCGGGTACGCCTGGGTCATCGCGTGGCCCGGGATGAGGCAGTGGCAACTGTTCAGCACTGCACTGCTCCAGGTTCGTTGTGCCCCATCTGCCGTGGGCGCCGTGGCGACCGCACTGGCCCACCTGCCATACGTCGCGACCGTCGAGCACACCACGGGCGACTACGAGTTGTTCGTCATAGTCGTCGCGCCCAGCCTGCCGACGTTGTCGCGGCTGCTCATCGACCCGATACCACAGGATCTGCCCGTCCTGGCGGTACGCACGGTCGTGTGTGGACGGCTATTCGGAACGATCTCCTGGCGTCTGGGCGCCATCGGCGACGCGCAGGCGGCAGGAATCGCCGACGACACTCCAGAACCGAGCGCAGAAACGGCCCGCCCGTTCGGACCTGCAGACCGTGATTTGCTGCTCGCCTTGGCCGTCGACGGACGACAACGATTCGTCGACCTCGCGGCCAGGCTGGGAACCACACCGCAAGCCGTCAAACGCCGATTGTCGACCCTGCAGCGCAGTGGGGACATTGCCTTCAGATGCGACCTGGCGCGGCCACTGGCTGGATGGCCGCTGCTCGCCCTCCTCTGGCTCGTGGTCCCCGACGACCAACTGTCCCAGGTGGGACACTGCCTTGCGGCGTGGACGGAATCGCGGCTGTGCGTCCAAGTGGTCGGCAATACCAACCTCGTTGCTGCATGGGGATTGCGCTCAGTCGGTGAACTTGACGAGCTCGTCGCCCGGCTCGCTCGTATGGCCCGCAGGCCACGGTCACCGACCGGCAAGTCGTGCTACAGCAGTTCAAACTCTCCGGCAGAGTACTCGACTCTCACGGTTGCTCAGTGCAAGCCGTTCCGCTCGACCCATGGGTCCTGGAACGACCGCGACCGTGAATCGGAGAACCCGACGTCTCCGGATGTGCCGACGCCACCATGA